One Spirochaeta africana DSM 8902 genomic window carries:
- a CDS encoding MgtC/SapB family protein, translating to MMLHIFALRLAAALAFGMFIGAERQWRQRTAGIRTNALVAVGATLFVLLSVMVEGDTSPTRIPAQIVSGIGFIGAGVIFKEGFSVSGLNTAATIWATAAVGALTGFGFIPEAGIGVAMILIANTALRFSYRITHSTTEELDLDYRMVIICELHDEHHIRSVLHSMLTADAIALVGLSREEADKPDQVAVIARLRMQQGHAVKLENTIARIGVEQSVHAVHWEIAA from the coding sequence ATGATGCTGCATATCTTTGCACTACGACTGGCCGCAGCATTGGCATTCGGCATGTTCATTGGAGCAGAACGGCAGTGGCGCCAGCGCACCGCCGGCATACGAACCAATGCACTGGTCGCCGTCGGGGCCACCCTCTTTGTACTGCTGTCGGTAATGGTGGAGGGTGATACCAGTCCTACCAGAATCCCCGCCCAGATTGTTTCCGGCATCGGATTTATCGGTGCGGGGGTAATCTTCAAAGAGGGATTCTCGGTATCAGGTCTGAACACCGCTGCCACGATATGGGCAACCGCTGCTGTTGGCGCCCTGACCGGATTCGGGTTCATCCCCGAAGCCGGGATTGGGGTAGCAATGATACTGATCGCCAACACTGCATTGCGATTCTCGTACCGGATTACCCACAGTACTACCGAGGAGCTGGATCTGGATTACCGGATGGTAATCATCTGCGAACTGCATGATGAGCACCATATCCGGTCAGTGTTGCACTCGATGCTCACCGCCGATGCAATAGCACTGGTTGGGTTGTCGCGGGAGGAAGCCGACAAGCCCGATCAGGTTGCGGTGATCGCACGCCTGAGGATGCAGCAGGGCCATGCGGTAAAGCTGGAAAACACGATCGCCAGGATTGGCGTAGAACAATCGGTTCACGCAGTGCATTGGGAAATCGCTGCGTGA